In Deferribacter autotrophicus, the sequence ATTTTATTAGGAAAAAATCAGGAAGCTTTTGAACTTCTTAAACCTATTTCAAACAAATTTATTGATGCAAAATTTTATATTGGTTTAGCTTTATATAATTTAGACAACTTGGATAAAGCTCTTGACTACCTTGTGTCGATTGAGAAAATTTATCCTAATAAAGGAAGATTGTATTACTTGTTGGGTAAAATATACAAGAAAAAAGGTGATTATGAGAAAGCATGTGGATATTTTGAAAAAGCTTGTGATAAAGAGTTTATTAATTAGTTTACTGCTGATTTTTACCTGTACTGTGTATGCTAAGGATATTGTAATCGTTTACCCCAATGATGGAACTATAGTTAATAGTGATAAAATTCATATAATTGGGTATGTTAATGTGGGCAAGAAATTGGATATTATAATTCAGGATAGAGTTTATAAAGTTAATAGTTTTCAGAAGTTAAAAACTAAGGATGGTATGAAATATGTTTTTATGAAAAGGGTTTTGCTAAATAAAGGTGAAAATAATATAAGAATTGTTTTTAAAGATATTGAAAAAAAAGTAAAAGTTAAATATGTGACGACTACTATAGCCTATAGAGATAAAATAAAGAGAAAGACTTATTTTCATATGGATGATAATAAATCGTTGTGTACGAGTTGTCATAGTTTTGTTGAGGTGAAAGATTGTCAGATATGTCATAGTAATAAAATGAACTATAAATATGTTCATGGGCCGGTGGCTGCTTGGCAGTGTTTTCAATGTCACGATAAAAATAATTATTATTCATCTAAACAACCTATTTCTAGTAAATGCTTACAATGTCATGAAGAATTTCAAAATTCAATGTTTAATGCACCATATGCACATGGACCTACAGTAGCAGGATATTGTAATATATGTCATGACCCACATGGTTCTAATAGAAAATATTTATTAATGGATGATGTGAATAATTTATGCTTAAATTGCCATACAGATAAAAAAAGTGGTACCCATGTACTTGCGAATTTTACTTCAGCTTCACATCCTACCAGTGGTAAATTAATTCCAGATACAAATGAAGAAATAAGTTGTATATCATGTCATAATCCACACTATGGACAAACTAGACAGCTTTTTCAGAATAACAGTAAAGATTTTATGTCTCTTTGTATTAGTTGTCATAAAGATAAGGTTTAGGGGGGTGTTTTATGCGAAGATTTCATATTTTATTGTTAATTGCTACGATATTTTTAACTATAAGCTGTGCAACAAAACAACCTGTGTTTAAAATAGATGAGTATGTATGGCCAAAAGAGTCGGCTAACCCAAAATTTAAGGCTGTACGTGTAATAGCTAATTCTGATGAGTTTCCAAACAAGGCATCGAAAAAAAGCAAGCTTTTAAAAGAGCTTGTGGGTGATATCAATGTTAAATGGATTGATTATAGAGCAATAAGGCTAGCTACTGATGGTCGAGGGAGAGTATATATAGCAGTACCTATAGCGTTTAAAATACAGATAATTGATTTTATAAAACAAGAAATTAGAGAAATTAAGTTTGGCAGTATTATGCCATGTGCTATTGATGTTACAAAAGATGGGAGAATTTTTATAGGAGATAGAGCTTCAGGTAGTGTAATGGAGATAACTGAGAATAAGAAGGTTTTGTGGGCCTATGGAAGAAAAGTCAATGATAAAGATTTTGATAGAATGAAGAAAAAAAAGAATTTTGATATGGAAGGAGTTTATAAGGATATCTCTGATGTCTTCGTTTATAAAAATAAAATTTATGTTACTGATCAAATATTGGGAAGAATTGATGTCTTAACCCTTGATGGAAAGTTGATAAAAAGTATAAAGAATGCTCCTGCACCAACAGCTATTACTGTTGATCCGCAATCAGAAGATATATATTTAGTTTCTAAATTTATAGGAAAAGTTTTTATCTTTGACAAAGAAGGTAACTATAAAGGTGAGTTGTTAGAACCAGGAGATAACATATGGGCATTAAATTTCCCCAATGGTATAGACTTTGATTCTGAAGGTCATATTTATATTGTGGATATTGCCTCTCATGGATTTAAAGTTTATGATAAAAAAGGTACTTTTTTATATTATATGGGTGATCAAAAGCCTTCAGTTTATTTGGGTGGCTTCAACAATCCTAAAGATTTAATAATTGATGATAAAGATAGAATTTATATTCTTGATGCTCCAAATAAAAGACTTGTTGTTTTACAATATTTGGGAGAATTGTATAAAAAAGGCAGAAGAAATATGAGTGTTGATGAACCGATGTTGAGGTGGTGATGAGTTGAAAGACAGAATAGATAAGATAAGAAAAAAGTTTGGTGAGTTTCCTTTAACTGTTAAGTTTTTAATTTCATCGGTTTTAGTAATATTTTTTGTATTGATAGTTTTAAATGTTTTGATTTATTTTGATTTTAAAAATTTTTTTATAGCAGTTGATAGAAAAGATTTTGAAAAGAGATTTAAAAAATCCTTATTTTCTGCTACTTCATATTATGTGTTTAGAAATAATTGGAATGAAAATATGGATTTTAGTCCGATACTTAACATTTTGAGTAATGAACCTAATTTAATTGAAGTTATTATTTTTTCCCCTGAAGGTAAAAGGCTGAGTGTTTTGTATAATAAAAATTTATTGAAAAATAAAGCGAAAAATGAAGGTTTGAGTAAAGCATTGTCTGGTGAAATAAGTTATTCTATCAAGAAAGTTTTTGATGTAGAAAGTTTTGGTGATATTAAAATACCTGAAGGCACAGAATATGTTCAAGAAATATATTATCCAGTTGTGTTTGGTGGTGAAGTAAAGGGGGTTGTGGAGATATATAAAGATTTTTCTGAGATTATGAGTAATATTGATAGTGTTCGTTATAGAGCAAGTGTTTTTTCGCTATTTGGTTTTATAATTTATGTGTTATTGTTGTATTATATAGTCAGAAAAATTGATGAAAAAGAAAAGGCTTTAAAAGAGAAAGTTGTGTATTATGAAAAGTTGTCAATATTGGGACAGTTTGCCTCAAAAATGGCACATGAAATTGGGACGCCAATGCATGTAATAATGGGTAACATTGATTTGATTCAAGATGTGTACGATGATGATTTTATTAAAAAGCGCTGTGATAATATTGCTAGACAGATTAATAAAATCCAAAATATTATTAGAAATTATCTTTATGTTTCAAAAAAGCCAGAGCCTTCTTATGAAAGTGTAAGATTAAAAGATTTGGTTTCTGATATTTTATCTGATATGAGTTTTATGGTGTCAGAAAATATTAGTCTTGAAGCTGATGTTGATGATATTGTTGTTTTTACAGATAAAGGTTTTGTAGAACAAATATTATACAATTTTATAAAAAATTCAGCTGATAGCATAGGTGAAAGTGATGGTAGAATTAAAGTGAAAAGTAAAGTTGATGGAGATTTTGTAATAATTTATGTGATTGATAATGGTAAGGGTGTTGATGGAAAATTAAAAGATAAAATTTTTGATCCTTTTTTTTCTACAAAAAAAACAGGAAAAGGGACAGGTTTGGGTCTTGCCGTATGTAAAGAGTTGGTTGAGGTTTTAGGAGGGACTATTTTTTGTGAAAGCAAGAATGGTGAAACAATTTTTGGTATAAAAATACCGTTGAAAGGTAAAGATGCTTAAAGTTTTAATTGTTGATGATGATAAGAATTCAAGAGAAGTAATAAAACTTGCTCTTGAACGAATTTATGAAGTTGAGGTTGCTCTTAATGGTGTGCATGCATTGGAGTTGATGAAAAAAAACAGTTATGATGTAGTGATATGTGATTATGTAATGAATGAAGTGGATGGTATAGAAGTTCTTAAAAAGATGCGTAAATCTGGGAATAATGCAGTTTTTATACTGATTACGGCATTTGGCTCTAGTGATACAGCCATAAAAGCAATACAAGAGGGTGCTTTTGAATACCTCAGTAAACCTTTTAAAATGAGTAAATTAAAACAAATTTTGGCTGAAATTGAAAAAAGTCTTTCAGAGAAGAAGAAAGAGGAAGCTGTTGAAACGAATAAAGATTTTGAGGATGAGCAAATTATAGCTGATTCACCGGTCTTTTTGGAAGTTTTGAAACAAATGGCTAGAATAGCTTCATCTGATGTGCCTGTTTTAATTACAGGGGAAAGTGGAGTGGGAAAAGAAGTAGTTGCAAAAAGTATACATAAATATAGTAAAAGAAAAAAAGGCCCTTTTGTGGCTGTAAATTGCAATGCTATTCCACCATCGCTTCTTGAGTCAGAGCTTTTTGGTTATGAAAAAGGTGCTTTTACTGGAGCAGATAAAAGTAAGCCAGGTTATTTTGAACAGGCACAGAAGGGGACACTTTTTTTAGATGAAATAGGTGATTTAGAATTTGACTTACAGGTAAAACTTTTGAGGGTATTACAAGAAAATTGTGTTAGAAGAGTTGGTGGCATGAAGGATATTAAATTAGATGTCAGATATATTTTTGCTACTAATGTGGATTTAGAGCAAAAAGTTGCTGAAGGTAAATTTAGAGCAGATTTATATTACAGACTTAAAGTGGCAGAAATCAGAGTGCCTCCGTTAAGAGAGAGGACAGAAGATATTATTCCGTTAGCAAATTATTTCATTAAAAAATACAATTTTTATAACAGAGAGATTAGGTTAAGTCAGGGGGCTGAAAGATTGTTATTGAAATATAGGTTTCCAGGAAATGTTAGAGAGCTTGAGAATATTATCAGGGCAAGTTTGATAAAGGCTAGATATACAGGTGTTATTATGCCTGGTGACTTGGGATTAAAAGAAGAGCATATAAAAGAGTTGAATCGAGAAGAGATTTTAGATGCCTTAAAAAAGGCTGGAAATAATAGGAAAAAAGCTGCGGAAATTTTAGGTATAAGCCGAGCAACTTTTTATAGATTGTTGAAAAAATTTTCAATAGAGTAAAATTAAACCTTTAACATGTCTCATCGTGTCTCACATATGTCTCAGTTATGTCTCATATCCTACAGGTTTTGTAGCATATGTGTCTCACATATGTCTCATTTTTTGTATTTTGTATACAGATTTAATAACAAGTGTATGATAATTTGTTAACTAAAAAGTTCAAAAGGAATTGTTTTTAATTTAAAAAAATAGAAATTACTTATGTGTAAGTAGGTTAAGGATTGTGAGTTTATAGTTGTTCATTTGGATATTATTAGAGATCTTAATAGAGTATAAAGTTTAATTTGAGTTGATTATCCACAAAAAAATATAAGCGAAAAATAGTGTGGAACATAAAATCATAACAGTTTAGTAGGAAAAGCAAAATTATTTTGGCACAAATAATGCTAATAATAAACAAAAGCTAAAAGGCTAAAACAAGTAGGAGGTAAAGACA encodes:
- a CDS encoding cytochrome c3 family protein; the encoded protein is MRKHVDILKKLVIKSLLISLLLIFTCTVYAKDIVIVYPNDGTIVNSDKIHIIGYVNVGKKLDIIIQDRVYKVNSFQKLKTKDGMKYVFMKRVLLNKGENNIRIVFKDIEKKVKVKYVTTTIAYRDKIKRKTYFHMDDNKSLCTSCHSFVEVKDCQICHSNKMNYKYVHGPVAAWQCFQCHDKNNYYSSKQPISSKCLQCHEEFQNSMFNAPYAHGPTVAGYCNICHDPHGSNRKYLLMDDVNNLCLNCHTDKKSGTHVLANFTSASHPTSGKLIPDTNEEISCISCHNPHYGQTRQLFQNNSKDFMSLCISCHKDKV
- a CDS encoding sensor histidine kinase, yielding MKDRIDKIRKKFGEFPLTVKFLISSVLVIFFVLIVLNVLIYFDFKNFFIAVDRKDFEKRFKKSLFSATSYYVFRNNWNENMDFSPILNILSNEPNLIEVIIFSPEGKRLSVLYNKNLLKNKAKNEGLSKALSGEISYSIKKVFDVESFGDIKIPEGTEYVQEIYYPVVFGGEVKGVVEIYKDFSEIMSNIDSVRYRASVFSLFGFIIYVLLLYYIVRKIDEKEKALKEKVVYYEKLSILGQFASKMAHEIGTPMHVIMGNIDLIQDVYDDDFIKKRCDNIARQINKIQNIIRNYLYVSKKPEPSYESVRLKDLVSDILSDMSFMVSENISLEADVDDIVVFTDKGFVEQILYNFIKNSADSIGESDGRIKVKSKVDGDFVIIYVIDNGKGVDGKLKDKIFDPFFSTKKTGKGTGLGLAVCKELVEVLGGTIFCESKNGETIFGIKIPLKGKDA
- a CDS encoding sigma-54-dependent transcriptional regulator, whose product is MLKVLIVDDDKNSREVIKLALERIYEVEVALNGVHALELMKKNSYDVVICDYVMNEVDGIEVLKKMRKSGNNAVFILITAFGSSDTAIKAIQEGAFEYLSKPFKMSKLKQILAEIEKSLSEKKKEEAVETNKDFEDEQIIADSPVFLEVLKQMARIASSDVPVLITGESGVGKEVVAKSIHKYSKRKKGPFVAVNCNAIPPSLLESELFGYEKGAFTGADKSKPGYFEQAQKGTLFLDEIGDLEFDLQVKLLRVLQENCVRRVGGMKDIKLDVRYIFATNVDLEQKVAEGKFRADLYYRLKVAEIRVPPLRERTEDIIPLANYFIKKYNFYNREIRLSQGAERLLLKYRFPGNVRELENIIRASLIKARYTGVIMPGDLGLKEEHIKELNREEILDALKKAGNNRKKAAEILGISRATFYRLLKKFSIE